A single genomic interval of Novosphingobium ginsenosidimutans harbors:
- a CDS encoding aromatic ring-hydroxylating oxygenase subunit alpha, with protein MSSNSEQIRARVPHAVTRPDRIPAARYYDPEFYELEKQYLWPRVWQMACRLDEIQRPGDYVLYENLDQSIIVMRVDDTTIKAFHNHCRHRGVQLVTRSGHSSGGFICPFHGWRWNRGGENTFVFTPEGYAPDNLCADELNLVPVRCEVWAHCAFINLDMDAPPLRASLGHFAERMELWNPEELRVEWWKAARIPCNWKLAMEAFQEGYHVAMTHPQLLPPGVTNRAGDAFYGRIPEEYVTRQLWTTMGPAMKMDFNAREFAEMNIHFMKELNRGMAGMTHMQEIEVAETLVDMDLPSNPMEAGAVWNRAVNDAVMKHYEKMGANPPDLNALDAMGLASGVNFAFPHFFLLPTYGSASSYRIRPLGPEECLFELWSLTRYPAGEERPRPDEPKPVPSSDPSWPPIPAQDYANLPRQQKGLHAGFEFMRLAAEFEGLISNYQRLIDGYLAELPKEALLAAVQHVSGPIDVPVRDLGF; from the coding sequence ATGTCCAGCAATTCCGAACAAATCCGCGCCCGCGTCCCCCATGCGGTGACCCGCCCGGACCGTATTCCCGCGGCACGCTACTATGATCCGGAGTTCTACGAGCTTGAGAAGCAGTACCTCTGGCCAAGAGTGTGGCAGATGGCTTGCCGCCTCGACGAGATCCAGCGGCCCGGCGACTACGTGCTTTACGAGAACCTCGACCAGTCGATCATCGTGATGCGAGTGGACGACACTACGATCAAGGCGTTTCACAACCATTGCCGGCATCGCGGCGTGCAACTCGTCACGCGCAGCGGGCATAGCTCGGGCGGATTCATCTGTCCGTTCCATGGCTGGCGCTGGAACCGCGGCGGCGAGAACACTTTCGTCTTTACGCCCGAAGGCTACGCACCCGACAACCTCTGCGCCGATGAGCTGAACCTGGTGCCGGTCCGCTGCGAGGTCTGGGCGCACTGCGCGTTTATCAATCTGGACATGGATGCGCCCCCATTGCGCGCCTCGCTCGGCCACTTTGCCGAGCGGATGGAGCTTTGGAATCCGGAGGAACTGCGGGTCGAGTGGTGGAAGGCGGCGCGGATCCCTTGCAACTGGAAGCTGGCGATGGAGGCGTTCCAGGAAGGCTACCACGTCGCAATGACACACCCGCAGCTGTTGCCGCCGGGCGTAACGAACCGCGCGGGCGACGCGTTTTACGGTCGCATTCCGGAGGAGTACGTCACCCGCCAGTTGTGGACGACAATGGGCCCGGCGATGAAGATGGACTTCAATGCCCGCGAGTTTGCGGAAATGAACATCCATTTCATGAAGGAGCTCAACAGGGGCATGGCGGGAATGACCCACATGCAGGAAATCGAGGTCGCCGAGACGCTCGTCGACATGGACCTGCCGTCCAACCCGATGGAAGCGGGGGCAGTGTGGAACCGCGCCGTCAACGATGCCGTCATGAAGCACTACGAGAAAATGGGCGCCAACCCGCCCGATCTCAACGCACTCGATGCGATGGGTTTGGCCAGCGGCGTGAACTTTGCGTTTCCTCACTTCTTCCTGCTGCCCACTTATGGCAGCGCGAGCTCGTATCGTATCCGCCCCCTGGGGCCGGAGGAGTGCCTGTTCGAACTGTGGTCGCTCACGCGCTACCCAGCCGGCGAGGAGCGCCCCCGACCCGACGAACCAAAGCCGGTTCCGAGCAGCGATCCCTCCTGGCCGCCGATCCCGGCGCAGGACTACGCGAATTTGCCGCGCCAGCAGAAGGGCCTCCATGCCGGGTTCGAGTTCATGCGGCTTGCGGCGGAGTTCGAGGGGTTGATCAGCAATTACCAGCGGCTCATCGACGGCTACCTCGCCGAACTGCCAAAGGAAGCGCTGTTGGCGGCAGTGCAGCACGTCTCCGGCCCGATCGATGTGCCCGTGCGCGATTTGGGGTTCTGA
- a CDS encoding enoyl-CoA hydratase/isomerase family protein produces MYDYCENLRLERRTNGILVLTLDNPPSNAISDSMHDELRRVLEDANHDPETKVIVITGAGERAFSAGGDIQDMRDLLDDARRTLDGFIEARRLLHALLRLEKPLIARLNGHAIGLGATIALFSDLCYAVETARIADPHVAVGYAAGDGGALIWPQLIGYMRAREFLMTGDPILASDAAAIGLINRAVPMSELDAVSFGMAERLAAGATVAINLTKQAINLPLRRHVEGMVDANVFFEAISALSDDHREAVMAFVEKRQPRFTGR; encoded by the coding sequence ATGTACGACTATTGCGAGAACCTGCGCTTGGAGCGCCGAACAAACGGCATCCTGGTGCTCACGCTCGACAATCCTCCGTCCAATGCCATCAGCGACTCGATGCATGACGAGCTGCGCCGCGTGCTGGAAGATGCAAACCACGACCCTGAGACCAAGGTGATCGTTATAACGGGTGCGGGCGAGCGAGCCTTTTCGGCCGGCGGCGACATCCAGGACATGCGCGACCTGCTCGATGATGCGCGTCGTACCCTCGATGGATTCATCGAGGCCCGCCGATTGCTTCATGCCCTGCTTCGGCTCGAGAAGCCACTGATCGCGCGGCTCAATGGCCATGCAATCGGACTGGGTGCAACAATCGCGCTCTTCTCGGACTTGTGCTACGCGGTGGAGACCGCGCGGATCGCTGATCCGCATGTTGCAGTCGGGTATGCCGCCGGTGATGGCGGAGCGCTCATCTGGCCACAGCTCATCGGGTACATGCGGGCCCGAGAATTCTTGATGACCGGCGATCCGATCCTGGCGAGCGATGCTGCTGCGATAGGCCTTATAAACCGTGCGGTGCCGATGTCCGAATTGGACGCAGTCTCTTTTGGCATGGCCGAGCGACTCGCAGCGGGCGCAACTGTTGCGATCAACCTTACCAAGCAGGCGATCAATTTGCCGCTACGGCGCCACGTCGAGGGCATGGTTGACGCGAACGTGTTCTTCGAAGCTATCTCGGCCTTGTCCGACGATCACCGTGAAGCCGTCATGGCCTTCGTGGAGAAGCGCCAGCCGCGATTTACAGGACGATGA
- a CDS encoding AMP-binding protein — protein sequence MTEQAIYRRFQQSARIHADSIAIRSESGDLTFAGLETASREVGRGLMALGVARGDRVAIWGVNSAPWVVAALGIQAAGATLVPIGTRLRGREAEGILVDSGARVLLCDRRFGEFDYVDAILARDVPALERIVVLDAPGDENESTRVIGLDSLRAIGTQIEDAALDARIAEATGDDIVDIIFTSGTTGKPKGVPMTSAQSLIACEAQREELTRFTPSDVFAVTYPFAHNAGYRAGWQVSVLYGVRILPVSTFDPGDLLRLIEREKVTFLPTAPPVAQGIIDHPDRPHTDLSSVRIVATGGTTIPVRQVDELRAAFGPGTQVQTGYGLTETAGSVTSTMPDDPSEVVAKTVGRALSMLEVKIVGPDHVELQVGEVGEIAVRGPQVLKGYYNNPEATAAAFTADGFFLTGDAGSVDAHGNFSITDRIKDMYLVGGFNCYPAEIEGMMQGMPGVGKVAVIGVDDARLGQVGRAFIVRQPGATLTEEQVIAWCRSEMANYKVPRSVRFLDALPLNATGKVAKVELRAMD from the coding sequence ATGACCGAACAGGCGATCTATCGGCGCTTCCAGCAATCTGCACGCATCCATGCGGACTCCATCGCCATCCGCAGCGAATCGGGCGACTTGACGTTCGCCGGGCTCGAGACTGCCAGCCGCGAAGTCGGGCGAGGGCTGATGGCACTCGGCGTCGCACGTGGGGACCGGGTGGCGATATGGGGCGTCAACAGTGCACCATGGGTTGTTGCCGCGCTTGGAATCCAGGCGGCAGGTGCCACGCTGGTGCCGATCGGCACGCGGCTGCGCGGTCGCGAAGCCGAAGGCATACTCGTGGACTCTGGCGCCCGAGTGCTGCTTTGTGACCGGCGCTTTGGTGAATTCGACTACGTCGACGCGATCCTTGCCCGGGACGTGCCGGCACTGGAACGCATTGTCGTCCTCGATGCGCCCGGCGATGAAAATGAAAGTACGCGGGTAATCGGACTTGATTCACTCAGGGCAATCGGAACGCAAATCGAGGATGCCGCGCTCGACGCCCGCATCGCCGAGGCGACGGGCGATGACATCGTCGACATCATCTTCACCTCGGGCACCACCGGCAAGCCCAAGGGCGTGCCGATGACGAGCGCGCAAAGCTTGATCGCATGCGAAGCACAGCGCGAAGAACTGACCCGATTCACGCCGAGCGACGTCTTCGCGGTAACTTATCCCTTCGCTCACAATGCCGGCTATCGAGCCGGTTGGCAGGTCTCGGTGCTTTACGGCGTCCGCATCTTGCCGGTGAGCACCTTCGACCCGGGCGACCTGCTGAGGCTGATCGAACGTGAGAAGGTGACCTTTCTGCCAACGGCGCCGCCGGTTGCCCAAGGCATCATCGACCATCCTGACCGGCCCCATACCGATCTTTCGAGCGTGCGCATCGTCGCGACCGGTGGTACCACCATCCCTGTTCGCCAAGTGGATGAACTTCGCGCCGCGTTCGGGCCGGGTACACAGGTGCAAACCGGGTATGGCCTGACCGAGACCGCCGGCTCGGTCACTTCTACCATGCCTGACGATCCGTCCGAGGTTGTCGCGAAGACAGTCGGGCGGGCGCTCTCGATGCTCGAGGTAAAGATTGTCGGGCCCGACCATGTCGAACTGCAGGTAGGCGAAGTCGGCGAGATCGCGGTGCGTGGGCCGCAGGTCCTCAAGGGCTACTACAACAACCCGGAGGCGACCGCTGCAGCCTTTACCGCCGATGGGTTTTTCCTGACCGGTGACGCCGGGTCGGTCGATGCACATGGCAATTTTTCGATCACCGACCGGATCAAGGACATGTACCTGGTCGGCGGATTCAATTGCTATCCGGCCGAGATCGAAGGGATGATGCAGGGCATGCCCGGTGTGGGCAAGGTGGCAGTGATCGGGGTGGACGATGCGCGGCTCGGCCAGGTTGGCCGTGCGTTTATCGTCAGGCAGCCCGGTGCCACGTTGACGGAGGAGCAGGTGATCGCCTGGTGTCGGAGTGAAATGGCAAACTACAAGGTGCCGCGCTCGGTCAGGTTCCTCGATGCGCTGCCACTGAATGCGACTGGCAAGGTAGCAAAGGTCGAACTCAGGGCAATGGACTGA
- a CDS encoding AMP-binding protein yields the protein MKDQQFAAADWLDDNGLPRPGAPMGMLLSAHAALRPDAPAFTFDGETLSFRQCDSRANVLARALALRGVASGDRVVVSMPNRPDHALAINAIWKLGATPCSVSHRLTPSEFREVLELAEPRLVIGTSQTPASASSLFDIDAPLSGELDDRPLPPALSTPGKILASGGSTGRPKLIVDPRNSGWGPDKVNLYRPPLSTVLCAGPLYHAAPFAFVIVGLAEGSHVICMERFEPVEWLRLAERYQATVATMVPTMMSRIARLDPAITIAADLSSFRFIMHSSAPCPEDVKRWWLSKVAPETLWEVYGSTERLGSTLINGTEWLEHPGSVGRANAGDTIIIAGPDGTPLPPGEIGEIFFRRAAGVGTSYRYIGAESRIRGDLDGLGDMGWLDADGYLFIADRRTDMILVGGVNVWPAEVEAALEQVPGVLCAAVIGLPDPDLGNRVHAIIELAQHVEVPKADAALAFLAAGLERLASFKRPRSAEFTYERVRDDAGKVRRAALRAERIGVH from the coding sequence ATGAAAGATCAGCAATTCGCAGCAGCAGACTGGCTCGACGACAATGGCCTCCCCCGTCCAGGCGCGCCGATGGGCATGCTGCTGAGTGCCCATGCGGCGCTCCGGCCGGACGCTCCGGCCTTCACGTTTGACGGTGAAACGCTCTCGTTCCGACAATGCGATTCCCGGGCAAACGTCCTTGCTAGAGCCCTCGCGCTGCGCGGCGTCGCCAGCGGCGACCGCGTGGTGGTTTCCATGCCCAACCGACCGGACCACGCGCTGGCAATAAACGCGATCTGGAAGCTCGGCGCGACCCCGTGCTCGGTTTCCCATCGTTTGACACCGAGCGAGTTCCGTGAGGTGCTGGAGCTCGCTGAACCAAGGTTGGTCATCGGGACATCCCAAACTCCGGCTAGCGCCTCCTCACTCTTTGATATCGATGCGCCGCTTTCAGGCGAACTGGATGACCGTCCCCTGCCCCCTGCCCTATCCACGCCAGGGAAGATCCTGGCAAGTGGCGGGAGTACGGGGCGACCGAAACTGATTGTCGACCCTCGCAATTCGGGGTGGGGTCCCGACAAGGTCAATCTCTACCGCCCACCGTTGAGCACAGTGCTGTGCGCAGGGCCGCTCTACCATGCAGCGCCCTTCGCCTTCGTCATCGTAGGCCTTGCCGAGGGCAGCCATGTGATCTGCATGGAGCGATTCGAGCCGGTTGAGTGGTTGCGGCTGGCAGAACGGTACCAGGCCACGGTAGCGACAATGGTGCCCACGATGATGAGCAGGATTGCCCGACTCGATCCCGCGATAACGATCGCTGCTGATCTCTCGTCGTTCCGATTCATTATGCACTCTTCCGCTCCCTGTCCTGAAGACGTGAAGCGCTGGTGGCTTTCGAAGGTGGCCCCCGAGACACTATGGGAGGTCTACGGATCAACCGAGCGTCTAGGCTCGACCCTGATCAACGGCACCGAATGGCTCGAGCATCCGGGCTCTGTAGGCCGCGCCAATGCGGGCGACACCATCATCATTGCCGGGCCGGACGGGACCCCTCTGCCACCGGGAGAGATTGGAGAAATTTTTTTCCGACGAGCAGCAGGAGTGGGCACAAGCTATCGCTACATAGGCGCAGAAAGCCGCATTCGTGGCGATCTGGATGGTCTGGGCGACATGGGATGGCTCGATGCAGACGGATATCTCTTCATCGCGGACCGGCGCACCGACATGATACTGGTCGGCGGCGTCAATGTCTGGCCCGCTGAGGTGGAAGCGGCGCTGGAGCAGGTCCCCGGGGTGCTCTGCGCAGCCGTGATCGGGTTACCGGACCCCGATCTCGGCAATCGTGTGCACGCAATAATTGAACTGGCGCAGCACGTCGAGGTGCCAAAGGCTGATGCTGCCTTGGCATTTCTTGCTGCCGGCTTGGAGCGCCTCGCTTCGTTCAAGCGGCCAAGATCAGCGGAATTCACATACGAGCGCGTACGCGATGATGCCGGAAAAGTCCGCAGGGCCGCCTTGCGCGCCGAACGGATCGGCGTCCACTGA
- a CDS encoding SDR family NAD(P)-dependent oxidoreductase has protein sequence MQTIAEETYPTMVARSFAGRTALVTGAGAGIGRASATAFARRGAQVMVADIDLAGAQETVRMIRVAGGTAEAILCNATDGASVENLVRATTERFGSLDFAHNNVGCGVGKPLEDLTDNDYQFVSDLSFKSVFLGLRHELPVMRAQGHGAIVNTASMAGISTSPAADIIYAGAKAGVIQMTAHAARAYGPYGIRVNCVAPGLVATKIVSEMFTPEQQVELAGDQILKRPASPEEIAAAVVFLCSAEAAMITGLVMPVDGGQNALR, from the coding sequence ATGCAAACGATCGCTGAGGAGACGTATCCGACGATGGTTGCCCGATCCTTTGCCGGAAGGACCGCTCTCGTCACCGGCGCCGGTGCGGGTATCGGCCGAGCATCGGCCACAGCCTTCGCTCGCCGCGGTGCGCAAGTGATGGTTGCCGATATCGATCTGGCCGGTGCTCAGGAAACCGTACGGATGATCCGTGTCGCAGGCGGAACGGCCGAAGCAATTCTCTGCAATGCAACCGACGGTGCATCGGTAGAAAATCTCGTGCGCGCGACGACTGAGCGGTTCGGCTCACTCGACTTCGCGCACAACAACGTAGGCTGCGGCGTGGGCAAACCGCTGGAGGACCTGACCGATAATGACTATCAGTTCGTCAGTGATCTATCGTTCAAGTCGGTGTTCCTCGGCCTCCGCCATGAATTGCCAGTGATGCGGGCGCAGGGGCACGGTGCCATCGTCAACACCGCTTCGATGGCCGGCATTAGCACCAGTCCGGCCGCGGACATCATCTATGCCGGGGCCAAAGCTGGAGTAATCCAGATGACGGCACATGCCGCGCGTGCTTACGGGCCCTATGGCATACGTGTGAATTGTGTCGCGCCGGGGTTGGTGGCCACCAAGATCGTCTCGGAAATGTTCACTCCGGAGCAACAGGTCGAACTTGCCGGTGACCAGATCCTGAAGCGCCCTGCCAGCCCGGAAGAAATCGCTGCAGCGGTGGTGTTCCTCTGCTCGGCGGAAGCGGCGATGATCACTGGACTGGTCATGCCGGTTGACGGCGGCCAGAACGCCTTACGCTAA
- a CDS encoding IclR family transcriptional regulator, with protein MMTNKSTRSESRRDSGVTALARGLAILQCFDRPGAHFTVSELARRVGLSQPTTWRLCSTLIDKGFLVKAPGNSALSIGAPALTLGYAAAQGQDLRALVRPYMEQLTTRVGTTVALSLYSGDEMLSIDQTMGTFVVPGQPVGWRASPTSSSAGLAVLAVLPDEDRNRALQTIAERDPAAWPRRKERIEAAAAHFAEHGYVVLTDMFDGQYAAASVPLIEGGAAPRYWGLSCSGLSATWTADALRPVGTELVRIRALLQPAAAVIGALR; from the coding sequence ATGATGACGAATAAGTCAACCAGATCCGAGTCGCGCCGCGACAGTGGAGTCACTGCACTCGCGCGCGGCCTTGCGATCCTCCAGTGCTTCGACCGGCCGGGCGCCCATTTCACCGTCTCCGAATTGGCGCGGCGTGTCGGGCTCAGCCAACCCACCACCTGGCGGCTCTGCAGCACGCTGATCGACAAAGGTTTTCTGGTGAAGGCACCGGGCAACTCAGCGCTCAGCATCGGCGCGCCGGCGCTGACCCTGGGATACGCGGCCGCGCAGGGACAGGACCTGAGGGCGCTGGTGCGGCCCTATATGGAGCAGTTGACCACCCGGGTCGGGACCACCGTTGCGCTGAGCCTGTACAGCGGCGACGAGATGCTCTCGATAGACCAGACGATGGGTACCTTCGTCGTGCCCGGCCAGCCCGTCGGCTGGCGAGCGTCGCCAACCTCCTCGTCCGCCGGGCTTGCGGTCCTTGCCGTGCTCCCGGACGAAGATCGCAATCGCGCGCTACAGACGATCGCCGAACGCGATCCAGCCGCTTGGCCCCGCCGAAAAGAGCGGATCGAGGCGGCCGCAGCCCATTTTGCCGAACACGGCTATGTAGTTCTGACTGACATGTTCGACGGGCAATATGCCGCCGCCTCGGTTCCACTGATCGAGGGTGGCGCGGCCCCGCGATACTGGGGCCTCAGCTGCAGCGGTCTCAGCGCCACCTGGACCGCCGACGCCCTGCGCCCCGTCGGCACGGAACTCGTTCGCATCCGTGCGCTACTCCAGCCAGCGGCAGCCGTCATCGGAGCACTACGTTAA
- a CDS encoding amidohydrolase family protein produces MEGYQATFTQDTPIEAVDWPMNREVQDSGWRPPAGTRVISVDDHGMEEEGLWEKRMSGADRERAPRLWQDKADDRWHMTVDGMNYDVPGIEGLIGEGRPGFWDAKERLKDMDAEGIDVSLFFHSRAMSLVRMEDKAFFARCMDAYNEWLGELCAANPQRLVGVGILPTIYNPADTAAYIEKFKGWGLKALEIPSAPKNVPYNASAMEPMWEAIADSGIPVMFHVGAYLEFRGKGATGANLTKNLGPYRPLWSLLAFSGILERHPNLKVVFCEGGFGWVPWTLQDADRIYQVYETEMKPKLKELPSYYFRRQCYSAIMTDDVGLKLAGEYNLTDNLLWSCDYPHGESVFGESRNEIRKIFDVLGEERAKDVVGRNAAKLWNL; encoded by the coding sequence ATGGAAGGCTACCAGGCGACATTCACCCAGGACACGCCGATAGAGGCGGTGGATTGGCCGATGAACCGCGAGGTGCAGGATAGTGGCTGGCGCCCGCCCGCCGGCACGCGGGTCATCTCGGTTGATGACCATGGAATGGAAGAGGAAGGTCTTTGGGAGAAGCGCATGTCCGGCGCGGACCGCGAGCGTGCGCCGCGCCTGTGGCAGGACAAGGCCGACGACCGCTGGCACATGACGGTCGACGGGATGAACTATGACGTTCCCGGCATTGAGGGTCTGATCGGCGAGGGGCGCCCTGGCTTCTGGGACGCGAAGGAGCGCCTCAAGGACATGGACGCCGAGGGAATCGACGTCTCGCTGTTCTTCCACAGCCGTGCGATGTCGCTGGTACGGATGGAGGACAAGGCGTTCTTCGCCCGTTGCATGGATGCCTACAATGAGTGGCTCGGAGAGTTGTGTGCGGCCAATCCGCAGCGGCTGGTCGGCGTCGGCATCTTGCCCACGATCTACAACCCGGCGGACACCGCGGCCTATATCGAGAAGTTCAAAGGTTGGGGCCTCAAGGCGCTTGAAATCCCCTCGGCGCCCAAGAATGTGCCCTACAATGCTTCCGCAATGGAGCCGATGTGGGAGGCCATCGCGGATAGCGGCATTCCGGTGATGTTCCACGTCGGCGCCTATCTCGAATTCCGGGGCAAGGGGGCAACCGGCGCTAACCTGACCAAGAACCTCGGGCCCTATCGTCCGCTGTGGTCGCTGCTAGCGTTCTCGGGCATTCTCGAGCGCCACCCCAACCTAAAGGTCGTGTTCTGCGAGGGCGGCTTCGGTTGGGTGCCGTGGACGCTGCAGGACGCCGATCGGATCTATCAGGTCTATGAGACGGAGATGAAGCCGAAGCTCAAGGAGCTACCGAGCTACTATTTCCGGCGCCAGTGCTATTCAGCCATCATGACCGACGACGTCGGGTTGAAGCTCGCCGGAGAATACAACCTCACCGACAACCTGCTGTGGTCGTGCGACTATCCACACGGCGAGAGCGTGTTTGGCGAATCGCGCAATGAGATCCGCAAGATCTTCGACGTGCTCGGCGAGGAGCGCGCCAAAGACGTGGTAGGCCGCAATGCGGCGAAGCTCTGGAATCTCTGA
- a CDS encoding acyl-CoA dehydrogenase family protein yields MEFNTSDLQRMLLDSAERYIAERFTLEHRRALRDNGSGLDEKAWATFAELGWLALAVPETLGGLGGSSVDLAVLAAAFGTKCVCQPFVGTAVQGAYLLAAAEEPRTAVIEQVIGGTALIALVHGEPGERYAEVAPRRVTLTPDGNGYILNGQKFFAVDAPLATHLVVSADIPGRGLALILVPSDNAGIAADAYPLLDGSRAADLQFENVWLGPDAVLATGTTAEALLGAALDQGRLARLAQAVGSMEEVLRICSAYLKERRQFGQPIGSFQALQHIMADMFVAAHQSRSALYQALAHADRPAAERSRSISLAAITIGEAGQLVSRQAIQLHGGYGLTDEYEVGHHYRYLLTLEKLSGDIDFHMARLAAS; encoded by the coding sequence ATGGAGTTCAACACTTCCGACCTGCAGCGCATGCTGCTTGACAGCGCCGAGCGCTACATCGCCGAGCGCTTTACACTCGAGCATCGGCGCGCCCTGCGCGACAACGGCAGCGGGCTCGACGAGAAGGCCTGGGCCACCTTTGCCGAACTGGGCTGGCTGGCACTGGCTGTTCCGGAAACCTTGGGCGGACTAGGCGGGAGTTCGGTCGATCTCGCAGTACTTGCTGCCGCCTTCGGCACCAAGTGCGTCTGTCAGCCATTCGTCGGCACAGCCGTGCAAGGGGCATACCTGCTCGCCGCAGCAGAGGAGCCACGGACAGCTGTCATCGAGCAGGTGATCGGCGGAACGGCCCTCATCGCGCTGGTCCATGGCGAGCCCGGCGAGCGGTACGCCGAGGTTGCGCCCCGCCGCGTGACGCTGACGCCCGATGGCAACGGCTACATTCTGAACGGCCAAAAGTTCTTCGCGGTCGATGCGCCGCTAGCGACGCACCTCGTCGTCTCGGCTGATATTCCCGGACGCGGGCTTGCCTTGATACTGGTGCCCTCGGACAATGCCGGCATCGCCGCGGACGCCTATCCGTTGCTGGATGGGAGCCGCGCCGCAGACCTGCAATTCGAAAACGTGTGGCTGGGGCCCGACGCGGTGCTCGCAACCGGCACCACGGCCGAGGCGCTGCTTGGGGCGGCACTCGACCAGGGCCGGCTCGCGCGCCTCGCGCAGGCCGTCGGCTCGATGGAAGAAGTGCTGCGGATCTGCTCGGCCTACCTTAAGGAACGCCGGCAGTTCGGCCAGCCGATCGGGAGCTTTCAGGCACTGCAGCATATCATGGCCGACATGTTCGTGGCCGCCCACCAGTCGCGTTCGGCGCTCTACCAGGCCCTCGCGCACGCCGACCGGCCAGCGGCCGAGCGAAGCCGGTCGATCTCGCTTGCCGCGATCACGATCGGAGAAGCCGGCCAGCTCGTTTCGCGACAGGCTATCCAGCTTCACGGTGGCTATGGCCTGACCGACGAATATGAAGTCGGTCACCACTACCGCTACCTGCTGACGCTTGAGAAGCTGAGCGGCGACATCGACTTCCACATGGCGAGACTCGCCGCCTCTTGA
- a CDS encoding acyl-CoA dehydrogenase family protein codes for MDFRLDEGLEEFRQMVRSAIAEDLPNDIRDRQRRFGGLQSDPVDVLEWTRILARRGWTVPHWPVEHGGCGWTPLQLFVFQDEMIRSFAPDSCWGGTHMVGPVVYTFGSEEQKARFLPAIRNGDFYWAQGFSEPGNGSDLANLRTVAVRKGDVYVVNGQKIWTSSAWASDWGFFLVRTDPTVKPQRGISFLLIDMKSAGVTIRRIPQINGESDLCEVFLDNVEVPATNLVGEEGAGWTYAKFLLDHERTTSSFIYFNKKEVALAKAMAASHSLDGVTLDKHPRFQGRLARLEAEVSALEWSVLRTLGDEPFQYPEAAAASVLKVAGSRLQQAISELHVDLQGVQSIRLYPHEVHKRPARSPLWPEESEYVTQRALILRAATIYGGTLQIQKNIIAKVAFGL; via the coding sequence ATGGATTTCCGGTTGGACGAGGGTCTCGAGGAGTTCAGGCAAATGGTCCGAAGTGCCATTGCCGAGGACCTCCCGAACGACATAAGGGACCGCCAGCGGCGGTTCGGTGGTCTTCAGTCCGATCCCGTTGATGTCCTTGAATGGACACGCATCCTCGCGAGACGCGGCTGGACCGTGCCGCATTGGCCGGTCGAGCATGGCGGATGCGGGTGGACGCCGCTGCAGCTCTTCGTTTTTCAGGACGAAATGATCCGCTCCTTCGCTCCGGACTCCTGCTGGGGTGGCACGCACATGGTTGGGCCGGTAGTCTACACATTCGGGTCTGAGGAACAGAAGGCGCGCTTCCTCCCCGCGATCCGCAATGGCGACTTCTACTGGGCACAAGGATTTTCAGAACCGGGCAATGGTTCGGACCTTGCCAACCTTCGTACTGTGGCGGTGCGCAAAGGCGATGTCTATGTCGTCAACGGGCAGAAGATCTGGACGAGTTCCGCGTGGGCCTCGGACTGGGGCTTCTTTCTTGTCCGCACCGATCCGACAGTCAAACCGCAACGCGGAATCTCCTTTCTCCTCATCGACATGAAGAGCGCGGGCGTAACCATCCGACGCATTCCGCAGATCAACGGAGAGTCAGATCTTTGCGAAGTATTCCTCGATAACGTGGAAGTGCCTGCCACCAACCTTGTGGGCGAAGAAGGTGCGGGTTGGACTTACGCCAAATTTCTGCTCGACCATGAGCGTACCACCAGCTCGTTCATCTACTTCAACAAAAAGGAAGTAGCGCTCGCGAAGGCAATGGCAGCCAGCCATTCGCTTGACGGCGTCACCCTCGACAAGCACCCGCGTTTTCAAGGCCGGCTCGCCCGCCTCGAAGCCGAGGTGTCCGCGCTCGAATGGTCGGTGCTGCGCACCCTAGGCGATGAGCCGTTCCAGTACCCCGAAGCGGCAGCAGCTTCGGTGCTCAAGGTGGCGGGATCCCGGCTCCAGCAGGCGATCAGCGAACTGCATGTAGACCTGCAGGGCGTTCAATCGATCCGGCTCTACCCGCACGAAGTTCACAAGCGACCGGCGCGCAGCCCGTTGTGGCCGGAGGAGAGCGAATACGTAACGCAACGGGCGCTCATCCTGCGTGCTGCCACGATCTACGGCGGAACGTTGCAAATCCAGAAAAACATCATTGCCAAAGTCGCTTTCGGCCTCTGA